A genomic stretch from Psilocybe cubensis strain MGC-MH-2018 chromosome 1, whole genome shotgun sequence includes:
- a CDS encoding putative oxidoreductase YdgJ, producing MSELKKLNVLMCGTGEYTTGWTGSGASTSDKKVDHLAMVGVNGKKFPAIRQHLTNNIAGVYADMDVNFEEFPKDGLVDAESYKTAIDQMKSGEAVIIFTPDSTHFPIALYAIERGLHVLVTKPATQLLSHHNTLIEAARKHNVLCFVEHHKRFDPVYSDAKAKAATLGEFNFFNAWMSQPKSQLETFRAWAGKDSDISYYLSSHHIDICCWILQDIAIPTRVVASAATGIATSEPYNCVPQTEDTITLLVDWQSVKSKTHRGTAVYTASWTAPLKSGVHSAQHWYYMAEKGDINVDQAHRGYDVTVDDTGKAWYNPFYMKYSPSESGHFDGQRGYGYISIEKFVDAVRSVNAGLTQPSHYDKHGLPTISNTVLTTAILNAGRISLDEKRPVVIKKDGETWVLE from the exons ATGTCAGAGCTCAAGAAACTTAATGTACTTATGT GCGGGACGGGAGAGTATACCACTGGATGGACAGGTTCGGGGGCTTCCACGTCAGACAAGAAG GTCGATCACCTTGCTATGGTCGGAGTAAATGGGAAAAAGTTTCCAGCCATCAGACAGCACTTGACAAATAATATCGCGGGCGTTTACGCCGACATGGATGTCAA CTTTGAGGAATTTCCTAAGGATGGCCTGGTCGACGCGGAATCCT ACAAAACAGCCATTGACCAGATGAAGTCGGGTGAAGCTGTCATCATTTTCACTCCAGATA GCACACATTTCCCCATTGCTCTATATGCAATTGAACGTGGATTGCACGTCCTGGTCACTAAGCCCGCGACGCAGTTATTATCTCACCATAATACCCTTATCGAAGCGGCTAGAAAGCACAACGTTCTATGCTTTGTTGAGCATCACAAACG CTTTGATCCCGTCTATAGCGACGCAAAAGCTAAAGCCGCGACTCTAGGAGAATTTAATTTTTTTAACGCGTGGATGAGCCAACCAAAGAGCCAGTTGGAGACCTTCAGGGCCTGGGCTGGCAAGGATTCCGACATAAG TTACTATCTgtcatcacatcacatcgaTATATGTTGTTGGATTTTACAGGATATCGCCATACCCACTCGAGTGGTCGCAAGTGCTGCGACGGGTATAGCCACCAGCGAACCGTACAATTGTGTTCCTCAAACAGAGGACACGATTACCCTTTTGGTCGACTGGCAATCGGTGAAAAGCAAAACGCACAGAGGAACAGCTGTTTACACCGCAAGTTGGACAGCACCCTTGAAGTCCGGGGTTCATTCCGCCCAGCATTGGTATTATATGGCGGAGAAG GGTGATATCAATGTTGACCAAGCACACCGAGGCTACGACGTCACCGTCGACGACACAGGGAAGGCTTGGTATAATCCATTCTA CATGAAATATTCCCCTTCGGAGAGCGGTCATTTCGATGGCCAGCGTGGATACGGCTACATTTCGATCGAGAAATTCGTTGATGCTGTACGCAGCGTGAACGCAGGTCTGACGCAACCCTCGCACTATGACAAACATGGGCTCCCCACTATCAGCAACACCGTTCTTACAACAGCCATCCTTAACGCCGGCCGCATCAGCTTGGACGAAAAAAGGCCGGTCGTTATCAAAAAGGACGGAGAAACATGGGTTCTAGAGTGA
- a CDS encoding Imitation switch two complex protein 1, translating into MPTCRRKRVVLTEPSQSLLLAAQSDPTRHVFYLEQTGEIFETYEAYAARMSFYRLKQFQCEVTGKSGLDYFQAVESERQEARTLHSRFSEPLKPAVLKAVQWQVMGRLDHLVEAVYERFKDRYFPGERVLIDLSGVKYYARVEKVYPPKYNADAKARDAHMDAPSSSTIDDEPPHVIGGDLKVPAKDAYAKDDPTLYYYWVHLTDLERDKSHEKGKGSVKISDQDKRLVGSLIEVQCSMMSRDRLSFSKSILRRFIRDCVDRDAAVASPWTVKPPIAKRYGVDSVMPEETRQGVENIKKGEIDKRKKIWEDKEGPPTKKQKKMTAAQEEKARALAVAAEKREREAREKAEKQRLAKEEAERIAAEKKKKKPVRYPTEDLDVRIGDKEKKAGMRVTRPLANKLSLPFNDIPGAFESFLMAWNFLVVYGQPLHLSVFSLDELEHALRHSVADQPCSLLAEIHSTLIYNLRTVAFVRHSALLSLLKRKEDLEAAGKQEVPVLGLTIDELVAAMADVGNNWERVPLRYAEVRDGWEEALVGCLKDHANTTNFPRIQEILTKLLFAPADTSSESGAPTPNDITHLKNIAHPSDTYYNLPAEDRIAILSFMCNLAVSSKAIHAHMESCEEQLTALRKEKIEVNRQKKQYQEEMGVLLDETKEEESLTPNGNGDDIAMPESSELSDSEGGSESTSAAGKKSTRQKDLRLKAHTIAHSKEREAARAKQASQKQAIAEHRRLDEEVNKLERRLEGIEREFRKLLGAVRVKPLGRDRFYNRIWWFDGMGSASLVGSGGIALYGTGRLFIQGPSEFDLQQLEKKALEDNEDIDQRRREEEGEEGMLKSSDWAAYTELEEIEAFVSWLNPKGHRELALKTLLTKWWVHITAGMRKRTADLNSNAKLPDARRSARKSALGYDLSRDPYMLWTNRRAINSS; encoded by the exons atGCCCACCTGTCGTCGCAAGCGCGTCGTCCTCACAGAGCCCTCTCAGTCCCTCTTGCTCGCAGCACAGTCAGATCCCACCAGGCATGTCTTTTATCTCGAACAGACCGGCGAAATATTCGAGACCTATGA AGCCTATGCCGCCCGCATGTCTTTCTACCGTCTCAAGCAGTTCCAGTGCGAGGTCACAGGCAAGAGCGGCTTGGACTATTTCCAGGCCGTAGAGAGTGAGCGACAGGAAGCCCGCACTTTGCATTCCAGGTTTTCCGAGCCTCTCAAGCCGGCCGTCCTTAAGGCTGTTCAATGGC AGGTTATGGGTCGTCTTGACCATCTTGTTGAAGCCGTATATGAGCGCTTCAAGGATAGGTACTTTCCTGGAGAGA GGGTTCTTATAGATCTTTCAGGCGTCAA ATACTATGCTCGCGTCGAGAAGGTATACCCTCCGAAGTATAACGCGGATGCCAAAGCACGCGACGCGCATATGGATgctccctcctcctcgacaATTGATGACGAGCCACCCCATGTCATTGGAGGAGATCTAAAGGTGCCCGCAAAAGATGCATACGCCAAAGATGATCCTACTCTCTATTACTATTGGGTTCACCTCACCGACCTTGAAAGAGATAAAAGCCatgaaaaaggaaaaggttcAGTTAAAATATCTGATCAGGACAAACGATTGGTCGGCAGTCTCATTGAAGTACAATGTAGTATGATGAG TCGTGATCGCCTCTCATTTTCCAAGTCGATACTTCGTCGATTCATCCGCGATTGTGTTGATCGCGATGCTGCTGTGGCATCCCCTTGGACTGTGAAACCTCCCATTGCTAAGCGATATGGAGTGGATTCTGTCATGCCCGAAGAAACGCGTCAAGGAGTCGAAAATATTAAGAAGGGCGAAATtgacaaaagaaagaaaatctGGGAAGATAAAGAAGGACCCCCTAcgaagaagcaaaaaaagatgaCCGCAGctcaagaagagaaag CGCGTGCACTTGCTGTTGCAGCTGAAAAACGCGAACGAGAGGCTCGCGAAAAGGCAGAAAAACAGAGACTTGCAAAGGAGGAAGCCGAACGTATTGCTgcagaaaagaagaaaaagaaacctGTCCGTTATCCTACGGAAGATCTTGATGTACGGATCGGcgacaaagagaaaaaggctGGAATGAGAGTGACAAGACCTCTAGCCAACAAACTTTCTTTACCCTTTAATGATATCCCCGGCGCATTTGAATCCTTCTTAATGGCATGGAATTTTCTTGTGGTCTACGG GCAACCTCTTCATTTGTCTGTCTTTTCATTGGATGAACTTGAACATGCTCTTCGCCACTCAGTGGCCGATCAACCATGTTCTCTTCTTGCAGAGATACACTCTACTTTAATCTATAATTTACGAACGGTCGCCTTTGTCAGACACAGTGCTCTCTTGTCTCTTCTTAAACGTAAAGAGGATTTGGAGGCTGCTGGTAAACAGGAGGTACCTGTTCTGGGTCTTACAATCGACGAATTGGTTGCTGCCATGGCAGATGTTGGGAACAATTGGGAAAGGGTGCCCCTTCGGTATGCGGAAGTTCGGGATGGATGGGAGGAAGCTCTTGTAGGCTGCTTGAAAGAT CACGCCAATACTACAAATTTCCCAAGGATTCAGGAGATCCTAACCAAACTTCTTTTTGCTCCCGCCGATACTTCATCTGAATCTGGAGCACCTACTCCCAATGACATTACACACCTTAAAAATATCGCTCATCCAAGTGATACATATTACAATTTGCCCGCTGAAGATCGTATTGCTATCTTGTCTTTTATGTGCAACTTGGCGGTATCTTCGAAAGCTATTCATGCGCATATGGAATCCTGCGAAGAACAATTGACAGCTCTcaggaaggagaagataGAAGTAAATCGTCAGAAGAAACAGTA TCAAGAGGAAATGGGGGTTCTTTTGGATGAGaccaaagaagaagagtcTCTCACTCCTAACGGAAACGGCGACGATATTGCCATGCCGGAGTCAAGCGAACTTTCTGACTCGGAAGGCGGGTCAGAGTCAACCTCCGCAGCTGGAAAGAAAAGTACCCGCCAAAAGGATCTACGCCTGAAAGCACATACCATCGCGCATTCCAAGGAAAGAGAGGCTGCCCGCGCCAAACAGGCGTCCCAGAAGCAAGCTATAGCAGAACATCGTCGCCTAGACGAAGAGGTGAACAAGCTCGAGCGCCGACTGGAAGGCATAGAACGCGAATTTAGGAAACTCCTTGGGGCAGTCCGCGTTAAACCACTGGGTCGAGACAGGTTCTACAATCGAATTTGGTGGTTTGACGGCATGGGATCTGCTTCTTtggttggaagtggaggcaTTGCGCTCTATGGTACTGGAAGGTTGTTTATACAAGGTCCGAGCGAATTCGACCTTCAACAATTAGAGAAGAAGGCATTGGAAGATAACGAAGACATTGACCAGAGGAGAAGGGAAGAAGAGGGCGAAGAAGGCATGCTGAAGTCCTCAGACTGGGCAGCCTATACCGAACTGGAAGAG ATCGAAGCATTTGTTTCATGGCTGAACCCAAAGGGCCATCGTGAGCTTGCCCTGAAAACTTTACTGACCAAGTGGTGGGTTCATATCACCGCTGGCATGCGCAAACGAACGGCG GACCTTAACAGTAATGCCAAACTTCCTGATGCTCGCAGAAGCGCTCGAAAATCTGCTCTCGGCTATGATCTCTCGAGGGACCCTTACATGCTCTGGACGAATCGCAGAGCGATCAATTCTTCCTAA